The Rhodococcus sp. B50 DNA window TCCCCGGCGCGGTAACACGCCTGCCGGATCGGATCCCACTCGCGGAGCAGGTGCCGTTCGGGTTCGAACTCGTAGGAGGCGGCGACACCGGCCTCGATGACGGACTGGCGCTTGTCCATGTCGAGGAATGCCGCGACCATCGCATCGTGTGCACGACGAGCCGCGGGATCTTCCGTATCTTCCCCGCCGAACAGGCGGCGCGTCCATCGGCTCGCCACAGAACCGAATGGTACTGGGCGCACGTCCGCAGGGCCGACGCGTTGCCTTTCCGCCGGTCGGAGCCGTGGTCCGTGCAGATCACGGAAGCGCTGCGCGGGACCGGGCATAGTGGATATGGGCGTACCCCACGCCAACAACTAGTGTGGGGAGAAACGCACACCGGGCGTGCCCTACACCGGTACGTCGACCGTTGGAACGATCGAAAGGACCCCGCATGGGTGTCAGCTTGACCAAGGGCGGAAACGTCTCCCTGACCAAGGAAGCTCCGAACCTGACGGCAGTGTCCGTCGGCCTGGGCTGGGACGTTCGCAGCACCACCGGCACCGACTTCGACCTCGATGCCAGCGCCATCGCGACCGGGGCGGACAAGAAGGTCGTGTCCGACCAGCACTTCATCTTCTTCAACAACCTCAAGTCGCCCGACGGCGCGATCGAGCACGCCGGCGACAACCGCACCGGCGAGGGCGAGGGCGACGACGAGGTCATCAACGTCGATCTCGCCGCCACGCCGGCGAACATCGAGAGCATCTTCTTCCCGGTCTCGATCTACGATGCCGACTCGCGCAGCCAGTCGTTCGGCCAGGTCCGCAACGCGTACATCCGCGTCGTCGACCGTGCGAACGGTAACGAACTCGCTCGTTACGACCTGTCCGAGGACGCGTCGACCGAGACCGCGATGGTGTTCGGCGAGCTGTACCGCAACGGTGCGGAGTGGAAGTTCCGCGCCATCGGCCAGGGCTACGCGTCCGGTCTGGCGGGCATCGCTCGCGACTACGGCGTCAACGTCTAGTTCGTAGTCCGCCGGATCCGGCTTCGGTCGCCTCGTACCGCAGCCGGACCCGGCGCTCCGGGTCACCCCGATGGTGTGCAACCGACATCTGCAGTAACCACCCTGCAATGCCCTGATTCCTACGAGAAAGGCCACGCTTCGTGGTTCTGCGAATATTCGGTGCCTCCTTTGCGGTCACCGTCGTCTCTCTGGTGGTCGCCTTCCTCTACGGCGGCCCCGAAGCTCTGTTCCTCTGCGTGATCCTCGGCATCCTCGAGGTGTCGCTGTCGTTCGACAACGCAGTCATCAACGCCACCGTGCTGCGGCGGATGAGCGAGTTCTGGCAGAAGATCTTCCTCACCATCGGCATCCTCATCGCCGTCTTCGGTATGCGTCTGATCTTCCCCCTCGCGATCGTGTGGGTGGCGTCCGGACTCGGACCGATCGAGGCGTTGAATCTCGCGCTCAATCCGCCGGCCGACGGAGCCGCCTACTTCCCGGACGGCAGCCCCAGCTACGAGACCCTGATCACCGACGCGCATCCGCAGATCGCAGCGTTCGGCGGCATGTTCCTGCTGATGCTGTTCCTGCACTTCATCCTCGAAGACCGCGACATCAAGTGGCTCGAATGGCTCGAGCGGCCCCTCGCGAAGGCCGGCAAGCTCGAGCAACTCGAGGTTGTCATCGCGACGGTGCTCCTGCTGATCACCGCCACCGTGATCGCTCCCGACGACAAGGTCTCGACCGTCATGATCGCCGGCGCACTCGGCATGATCACCTACATCGCGGTCAACGGACTCGGCGAGATGTTCCACATCCCCGAGGAAGGCGAAGAGTCCAGCGGCGGCCCGAGCGGCCTCGCCAAGGCCACCGGTAAGGCCGGCTTCTTCCTGTTCCTCTACCTCGAGGTGCTCGACGCATCGTTCTCGTTCGACGGTGTCATCGGCGCCTTCGCCATCACGTCCGACCCGATCATCATCGCCCTGGGCCTCGGCTTCATCGGCGCGATGTTCGTCCGTTCGATCACCATCTTCCTGGTGCGCAAGGGCACGCTGTCCGATTACGTGTACCTCGAGCACGGTGCTCACTGGGCCATCGGTGCGCTGGCGCTGATCCTGCTGTACTCCATCGGTACGCACGTGCCGGAGGTCATCACCGGCCTGGTCGGAGTCGCCCTGATCGGTGCAGCGTTCGCCTCGAGCATCTACCGCAACCGCAAGATCGCGGCGAGGGAAGGTGCGGATGCTGTGAAGACCAGCATCCCCTGATCCTCGACAGTTCGAATCACATGCAGATGGGAGCCCTCGATCCGACAGCTCGGATCGGGGGCTCCCATCGCTTTTCCGTATCACGTGCGCATTCGCGCAGCTACTTCGACGAAAGGCTCGACATGGCCATCGACTACAACAAGAAGCCCGAGCAGAATGCCGGCGGCATCAACCTGAGCAAGATCAACCTCACCAAGGAATCGCCCACCGTCAGCCTCTCCAAGGCCGGATCGGGCCAAGGTGTGACGCGGGTGAACCTCAACTGGTCGCGCGGTGAGCAGAAGAAGGGCTTCCTCGCCAAGCTCACCGGCGCGAGCGGTGGTGTGGACCTCGATCTCGGTTGCCTCTTCGAACTCGCCGACGGTTCCAAGGGCGTCATCCAAGCCCTCGGCAACAGCTTCGGCGCGCTGAACACCCCGCCCTACATCCACCTCGACGGCGACGATCGCACGGGTTCGAGCACCGGTGGCGAGAACATGTCCGTCAACCTCGAACGTCCCGAACTGTTCAAGCGCGTGCTGATCTTCGCGATGATCTACGAGGGTGCCCCGAACTGGGCGGCCGTGGACGGCGTCGTCACCCTGACCCCGCCGTCCGGCCCGCAGATCGAGGTGCGCCTGGACTCGCCGAACAACGGCGCGCGGATCTGCGCGATCGCGATGCTGCAGAGCGACGGACAGGGCATCACCGTCGAGCGCCTCGTGCAGTACATCGACGGCAGCCAGTCCGATCTCGACCGCGCGTTCGGGTGGGGCATGCAATGGCAGGCGGGGCGTAAGTAGCTCTGTCTTGGACGTCGCCCCGGTCGACATGATCGGCACGGGAGATCCCGTCGGCGCGTGCCGGCGGGATCTCGGTGGTTCCGACCCTGCTCAGCGGGCTCGGCACCACCGAAGTGTGTGTCACTCCTACGGGGCGAGCCGTCGGCTGTCGAACTCCTGACCGCCGGAGGGAATCAGCTTCGGTGGAGAGCGAGGACCGGAATAGTGCGCACTCCGCGGGTCTTTTCCTCGTACTCGGCGAAACCGGGGTAACGACGGGCCTGCTCGGCATAGATGCGGTCGCGTTCGGCGCCGGTAATCTCCTCCACGGTGACCGTGAGGGTCTCGGTGCCGATCTCGACCTCCGCTCGGCCGGCCGTGGTGAGGTTGTAGTACCAGGCCGGATGGGAGGGTGCGCCCCCTTTGCTCGCGAAGACGTACATGATCGCAGCATCCTCCGGGTCCGGCAGATACAGCGTCGGAGTCACCGTCTCGCGACCGCTCTTGCGGCCACGATGGTGAACGAGCATCATCGGTGCTCCCTCGAAGCTGCCGCCGACACGGCCTCCGTTGGCTCTGAATTCGGCGATCACCTGCGCGTTCCAGTCGTCGGACGTACTCATGGGGCGAATCCTCCTGACTACTGCGGGCGGCTTGGACTCATCGGTTCTTCCTCACACATCGTGTCGGGTCCACAGTTCGACCGGCGCTCACGAGGTCGACGTCGACGCCTCCGTCCCACCCGGCGTCGTCACCGCCTCCACCGTCATCAGCCGCGTGATCTCCTCCCCATCCGCCTGTGACGGCAATCCCCAGCCGTCCCGGTAGCCGTACAGCTCGCGCAGGGTGATCGCGTGCCGGTTGCCGTCGGCGATCTCGATGTCGTCGACGGTGATCAGGCCGGGATGCGCCACACCCGTCGCCTGCGCGATCTTGAACACGTCGCGGCGTAGGGCTTCGATGTAGTCGGCGACGCGGTCGGCCTTGGACGGGACGTCGAGTCCTCGGGTGAGCCAGCGGTTCTGTGTGGCGACTCCGGTAGGGCAGCGGTCGGTGTGGCATTTCTGTGCCTGGATGCATCCGATGGAGAACATCGGTTCGCGGGCGACGTTGACCATGTCGCAGCCGAGTGCCATTGCGACCACCGCATTGTCGGGTAGGCCGAGTTTTCCGGCGCCGATGAAGGTGACGTCGTCGGTCAGACCGGCCTCGGCGAACGTCGCGTAGACCCGCGCGAAGCCGCTGCGGAACGGCAGTGAGACAGCGTCGGCGAACACCAAAGGTGCTGCGCCGGTGCCGCCTTCGCCCCCGTCGATCGTGACGAAGTCGACGCCGCGGTCGGTCTCGCTCATCTGCCGTGTGAGTTCGTCCCAGAAGGTCGTATCGCCCACGGCGGACTTGACCCCCACGGGAAGTCCCGTCTCGGCCGCGAGCATTTCGACCCAATCGAGCAGGCCGTCGATGTCGTGGAACTCCGTGTGGCGCGATGGGCTCACGCAGTCCTTCCCGATGGGGATGCCCCGGACTTCGGCAATCTCCGGGGTGACCTTCGCGGCAGGGAGCAAGCCACCGAGCCCCGGCTTGGCACCTTGACTGAGTTTGATCTCCAGGGCACGCACGGGCGCCGACTCGACGACCCGCTTCAATCGTGCGAGGTCGAAGTTTCCGTCCTCGTCGCGGCAGCCGAAATAGCCGGTGCCGATCTGGAAGATCAACTCCCCGCCGTTGCGGTGGTACTTCGTCAGACCACCTTCGCCCGTATTCTGCAGACAACCGGCCGCCCGGGCACCCCGGTTGAGTGCTTCCACAGCGGCGCCCGACAGTGAACCGAAGCTCATCGCCGAGATGTTGACGAACGACTCGGGACGGAAGGCGCGGGCACGTCCCCGGGCAGCGCCGAGCACCTTCGCGGACGGGATCGACACTTTCTCACCCCCGTGAGGGGCACTCGACGGCGGCAGGTCCGAGAACGTGCGGTGCTTGATGATCGTGTATCCGTCGGTGTACTCGATGTCGTTGTCGCTACCGAAACCGAAGGTGTTGGTGACGTTCTTCGACGAGGCGTATATCCATCTGCGCTGGTCGCGGTTGAACGGCCGCTCCTCGTCGTTGTTCGTCGTGATGTACTGCCGCAGTTCGGGTCCCAGCGACTCCAACAGATAGCGCCCGTGCCCGAGAATCGGGAAGTTGCGTAGCAGCGAATGTCGCTTCTGCACAAGATCGTAGGCGCCGACAGCGGCCGCCGCAGCGGCCGGGATTCCGAGCGTTTTCGACCATCCCATCTCCCGAGAGTACGTCCGGACGATGCTGGTCCGGGCGTAATCGCCGACCCGTTTCGGCAGGCGGAGGGCCGGGGTATTCCTCGGCAAACCGTGCGTGGCGAGAGGTGATCGAATGCTGAACCGTGACCGGCAGGCCGACTACGACGAAGGCGACCTCGAGGTCGGGGACCGTAAGAAGGCCGCAGCGGGCGTCACCGGTGTCGCGGTGGCGATGAAACGATCCCTCGAACAGATGGGGCTGGTGCGCTCCGCCGAGACGCTGCTCGAGTTGAACCAGGCCGAAGGGTTCGACTGCCCGAGCTGCGCGTGGCCCGATCCCGACCCCGGCCATCGCAAGATCGCCGAATTCTGCGAGAACGGCGCCAAGGCCGTCGCCGAGGAAGGCACCACCCGACGCGCCGACCCCGGGTTCTTCGCGCGGTACAGCATCGCCGAACTCGCCGAGCACAGCGAACTGTGGCTCGGTAAACAGGGCCGCATCACGCACCCGATGGTCAAGCGACCCGGCGCCACGCACTACACCCCGATCGGGTGGGACGAGGCCTTCACCCTCATCGGTGAGCAGCTGAAGTCGCTGGACGGCCCCGATCAGGCCACCTTCTATACGTCCGGACGCGCATCGAACGAGGCCGCCTTCGTGTACCAGCTGTTCGCGCGGGCGTTCGGGACGAACAACCTGCCCGACTGCTCGAACATGTGCCACGAATCCACGAGCATCGCGCTGCAGGAGTCGATCGGCATCGGCAAGGCCAGCGTGATGCTCGACGACGTGCACAACGCCGAGCTGATCATCCTGCAGGGGCAGAACCCCGGCACCAACCACCCGCGCATGCTCACCGCACTCGAAGAGGCCAAGCAGAACGGCGCGAAGATCCTGACGATCAACCCGCTGCGCGAAGCGGGCCTGGTCAATTTCCGGAACCCGCAGACACCGCGCGGCCTGCTCGGTCGAGGAACGGATCTGTCCGACCTGCATCTGTCGATCAAGGTCGACGGCGACCTCGCGCTGCTGCAGGCGTTCGGGTCGTTGCTCGTCGAATGGGATGCGCTCGACCACGACTTCGTGCAGAACCACACCCAGGGATTCGACGAATGGGTCGAACACATCCGGAACATCGACTGGGACGAGGTGGTCGCCGCGACCGGCCTGTCGCGACAGCAGATCACCGAGGCCGCGCAGATGTTGCGCCGCTCGAAGGCGACGGTCTTCTGCTGGGCTATGGGGATCACTCAGCACCGCAACGCGGTCGCGACCATCAAGGAGATCTGCAACCTTGCGTTCGCGCAGGGCAACATCGGCAAGCGCGGCGCCGGACTGATGCCGGTGCGCGGTCACTCGAACGTCCAGGGCGACCGCACGATGGGAATCTGGGAGCGGGCACCGCAGAGCTTCCTCGACGCGATCGAGAAGGAGTTCGGCTTCGATCCGCCTCGTGAGAACGGTTACGACACGGTCGATTCGATCCGGGCGATGCGTGATGGCAAGGTGCGCTTCTTCCTCGGTCTCGGCGGCAACTTCGTGCAAGCGGCGCCGGACACCGCCGTCACCGCCGAGGCGATGGCCGGCATCGACATGACAGTGCACATCTCGACGAAACCGAACCGCTCCCACCTGGTCTGCGGCACAACGGCATTGATTCTCCCGACGCTCGGACGTACCGACAGGGACGTCCAGGCTTCCGGACCGCAGTTCGTGTCGGTCGAGGACACGACGTGCGCGGTCCACGCCTCCCGAGGACCGTTGAAACCGCCCAGCGAGCACGTGCGTTCGGAGGTCGCGATCATCACCGGCATCGCCGAGGCCACGCTCGGCGACCGCTACGGGCTCGACTGGAAGGCGATGCGCGACGATTACGCGAACATTCGTTCGCGCATCTCCCGCGTCGTCCCGGGTTGTGAGGGCTACGAGGTCAATGTCCGGCGGCCGGGAGGATTCATCCTGCCGCATCCACCCCGGGACACTCGAACCTTCCAGACCGATTCGGGCCTGGCAGAATTCGCGGTCTCTCCGGTGGAGGTGGTTCAGGTACCGCCCGGCCATCTGCTGCTGCAGACGATCCGCAGTCACGACCAGTTCAACACCACCATCTACGGTCTCAGCGACCGCTATCGCGGGATCGAAGGCGGACGGCGCGTCGTGTTCATGCATCGGGACGACATCGCGACGCTGGGCTTCGACAACGGGGACTTCGTCGACCTGTTCACGCTGTGGGACGGCGACGAACGCGAGCGGTGTGCCACAAGGTTCCGGATCGTCGAGTACGACCTGCCGCGAGGGAGCGCGGCCGCCTACTACCCGGAGACCAACCCTCTCGTGCCGCTCGATTCGACGGCGTTGAAGAGCAACTGTCCCACCTACAAGTCGGTCGTGATCTCCCTGGCGCCCGCCGGAAGTCGCGACGACGAGTGTCCGGACGTGCTCGGAACCGCACCCGTGGGATCGGACTGGTCGCACAAGACGAGTCCGGAGCCGAAGCACCTCTCCTGACGGGTGGTCAGGACGCGTCGAATACTCCCTCGCGCAACAGAGTCTCGGCCGCTGCGAAGGCTGCAGCTCGTCGCCTCACGGTGGGCGGTGCCGGTGGGTTGCCGTTCCACTGGTCGAACAGGGTGCTCAGGCTCGAGGCGATGCGTTCCGGCGACTTCCAGTGGCGCCACGCATCGAAGTCCTTCGTGCGCGCGAGTTTCCGTGCTGTCTCGAGCGGGCCGAGTCCGGCCCGATGATGGTCGCGGGCAGCGTCGCGCAGCCACAGCCAGTACTCGCGCAGTGCTCGGATCTCCGTCGCGCCGCACGTCGGCCCGTGTCCGGGCACGTACGCCGCGGCGTCCCAGCCGAGCAGACGGTCGAGCGCCGACAGCCAGTTGTCGAGCGGGCCGTGCCACAGGATCGGCGTCGAACCGATGAACAGTAGGTCGCCGGTGAAGACCACGCCGGCGTCGGGAACACGAGCGACGAGATCGCCGGCCGTGTGGCACGGTCCGAGCTGCTCGAGTTCGACCACGCGACCACCGATCTCCAGAGTCAGGGCGGTCGCGAAGGTGGTGTCGGGCATCCGGGGTGTGCGGCGGGGAAAGCGGGCGTCGCCGCGGACGCGCGCCATGTAGGCACCTGTCGCGCCGATCGGTCCCGGCATCCACCGGATCAGCGAGCCCGTGCCCGCGAGCACCGTGAGAGCGCGCGGTGGAAGATCTTCGCGCATCGCGTCCAGTGCTGCCGTGCTGGTGATGATCCGTGTTTCGGATGGCAGCGTGTCGTTGCCCCACCAGTGGTCGCCGTCGTTGTGGGTGTTCACGGCATCGGTGATCGGAGCATCGGCGACGAGCGGTGCCTGAACCTCGGCGATGCGTCGCGCCCACGCGACATCCCACGCCGTATCGACGACCAGCGATGCGGATCCCGGGGAGACGACCAGTCCCGTGTTGGCCTCGCCCCAACCGCCGGGTGTGCGCACGAACGCCCAGACACCGTCACCGACCTGCTGTAACCCACTCATATCGTCCTCCTCTCGCCACCCTACCGACGTGTCCGTTTCCCGGATGTTCGACTCGGGTAGCCCATGGGCAGCCGTCCTCGACAGGAGCCGATACGACATGAGACTCAGCACCGTGCTCGCGACCGCCGCCGCTACGACGACCACCGCGCTCGTCGGATCGATCGCCTCCCAGGACACGAACTCCCGGTGGTACCGCAAGCTACGCAAGCCGGGTTTCCAACCTCCGGCCGCAGCGTTTCCGATCGTGTGGACCGCGCTGTATGCCGATATCGCAGTGACCTCGGCTGTCGCGATCGACGAGTACACCGATGCCGACGACTACGCGGGTCGCCGCAACTACATCGCTGCGCTCGCCACGAATCTCGTCCTCAACGCGTCGTGGTCATGGGTGTTCTTCAAGTGGCATCGGCTGATGCCTGCCACGGTGGTGGCCGCGCTGCTCGCTGCCAGCACGGCAGATCTGACCCGCCGGACGGCCGAGGCGAATCCGGCTGCGGGTGCCGCGCTGGCTCCGTACTCGGCGTGGACGGCGTTCGCCACACTGCTGACCGGACGGATCGCGCAGCTCAACCGCTGATCCGCGGACGTCACGAGCGGTAATGAGACACTTCTTCGCAATCTGTCTCATCTGTGCGACTGTCGGTACATGACTGTTGCAACGGGGGCGTCGGAGCAGGAAGCGCAGGAACTCGGGGGATCACCGTGGGACTCCCAGCATCGGGAGTTCGACTACGACCTGCACGACATCGAGGGCACGATCCCCGAGAGCCTGAGTGGCACGCTCTACCGGATCGGACCCGGCCGCTTCGACATCGACGGTCATCCCCTGAGCCACATCTTCGACGGCGACGGCATGGTGTCCCGGATCCGCATCGGACCGGACGGTATCCACTATCGGAACCGGTACGTGCGCACGAAGAGTTTCGCCAGGACGAACGAGACACGTCGTCCTCCGAAAGGATTCAGCACGCAGCGGCTCGGCGGTCCGCTCGCCAACGCGATGAGGTTCCCCGAGAACCTCGCGAATACCAGTGTGCTGCTGCACGACGATGCGCTCTACGCCCTCTGGGAAGGGGGACGGCCGCACCGGCTCGACGCGGAGACCCTTCGGACCTACGGTCCCGAATCGTTCGACGGCGCGTTGAAACGGCTCGGCGCGTTCTCCGCGCATCCGAAGATCGACCCGATGACAGGGGACGTCTTCAACTTCGGGCTCGACTTCTTTCCCCGGCCGATGATCCGCTGCTACCGGCTGGACCGTGGTGACCGGCTGCGCGGGCTGGCAACGATCCCGATTCCCAAGCTCGGATTCGTCCACGACTTCGCGCTGACCGAACGGCACATGGTGTTCGTGCTGGGGCCGTTGGTGGTTCGGAATCCCGTCCCGGTCGCACTGGGGTTGCGGCCCTTCGACGATGCGTTGTCGTACCGACCGGAACTCGGCACCACCATCGTCCTGGTGCCGCGGGACGGTGGTGACCCGACGGCCTTCGAACACGACGCGCTGTTCCACTTCCACGTCACCAACGCCTACGAGGCCGGCGATCGCACCGTCGTCGAACTCGTCGCGCACGATCCGGCCGACGGTTGGGAAGGATGGAACGGTCACCTGCGCAACTATCGTGGCGATGCCGGACCGGCCTTCGGCGGCACGCTCACTCGGCTGTCCGTCGACCGCAGGACCCGCCGCATCACCGCCACCGCGGTCGACGATCACGGATGCGAGTTCCCTCAACTCGACCAGCGGTTCGCCACCACCGAGCATCGATTCAGCTACACCGCGTCGGCATCGGTTCCGGGAGGGGATCCCGACTCGGTCACCACGATCGATCACCGCACGGGCACGACGAGCCGGTACACGGCCGAGGCCGGCGACACCGTCTGTGAACCTCTGTTCGCACCGGGCAGCGACACCGAGGGTGACGGCTGGTTGCTGACGCTCGAACACCAGCCCGCGCGCAGGGCCAGCAGGCTTCTCGTCCTGCGTGCCGCCCGGCCGGGCGACGGACCGGTCGCGACGGTGAACCTGCAGCATCACGTGCCGATGACCTTCCACGGCGCGTTTCGGCCCGACAGTGGCGCTACCTCCGACCGGCGGTAGGCCGATCGTCATCTCGCTTCTGACGGATCTACCGTTGCGGCTCGACCGGTCTCGGCTGGGACGTGAAGCGCCGACGCGTGGCGTAGATCAGCCCGCCCACTGCGATCACGGCCGCACCGGTGAGCACCGATGAGCCGGGCAGCGTGAACGCCAGGGCCAGGCATCCGGCCAGCCCGAGTGAAGCAATGATGCGCCCGCGTCGCCCGCCGTCCGGAAGCGTCCAGGCGGAGGCGTTGGCGAGGGCGTAGTAGACCAGCACCCCGAACGACGAGAACCCGATCGCGGCACGGACATCCGCGGTCGCGGCGACGACCGCGACGATCACTCCGACGGCGAGTTCGGCCCGGTGTGGCACCGCGAACCGAGGGTGCACCGCGGCCAGTGCGTGCGGCAGATGCCGGTCCCGTGCCATCGCGAAGGTGGTGCGCGAGACCCCCAGCACCAGGGCGAGCAGTGAACCCAGAGCGGCAACGACGGCCCCGGCGCGCACCACCGGCTCCAACCACTCGACTCCGGCCGCGGTCACCACACTCGACAACGGTGCAGTCGCCTCGGCCAGCCCGCGAGGGCCCAGCACCAGCAGCGCGACCGCAGCGACCGCCAGATAGACGAGCAGGGTGATGCCCAGTGCCATCGAGATCGCGCGCGGTATCGTGCGCGCCGGTTCGCGTACCTCCTCGCCGAGGGTGGCGATCCGCGCGTACCCGGCGAAGGCGAAGAACAACAACCCGCCCGCCTGCAGCACCCCGCCCACGGTGATGTCGGTGCCGAACCCGAGGCGGGTCGCCTCGGCGGAGCCGGAGTTCGACCCTGCGACAACCACCGCGGCGAGTACGGCCAGCACGACCGCCACGATGATCCGGGTCGCGAGTGCCGATTTCTGGATACCGCGATAGTTCACCGCCGTGAGCAACACGACCGCGGCGACCGCGACCGCGTGCGCCTGCTCCGGCCAGGCGTAGAGGCCGACGGTCAACGCCATGGCCGCGCACGAGGCGGTCTTGCCGACCACGAAACACCAGCCCGCCAGATACCCCCAGAACTCGCCCAGCCGTTCGCGTCCGTACACATATGTGCCGCCGGAGACCGGATACCGCGCCGCCAGTCGTCCCGACGAGGACGCATTGCAGTACGCCACGATTGCCGCCACCGCGAGCCCGATCAGCAGGCCCGACCCCGCAGCTCCGGCTGCGGGCGCCAGGGCCACGAAGATCCCCGCCCCGAGCATCGATCCGAGACCGATCACGACTGCATCGGCCGGCCCGAGGCGTCGTTGCAGCCCCTCGGGCGTGCCCGTCCCTGTCGTCTCCGACATCACGGCTCCTTCGCGCGCACCCAGATTGGATCAAAATGATTTGATGTATCTGGTGCTATCATCAGGTGATGGAGTCGGTGCGTCAACCTGTCCCGGCCTTCGTGCAGTTGGCCGCCCATCCGGTGCGGTGGCAACTGCTCACCGCGCTGTCCGGCGGCGACTATCGGGTCCGGGAGATGGTGTCGCTGGTCGGGGAGCCGCAGAACCTCGTCTCCTATCACCTCCGCCTGCTCCGCGACGGCGGGCTGGTGCGGGCTTCCCGCAGCAGCTTCGACGGCCGCGACAGCTACTACCACCTCGACCTCGACCGGTGCACCGAGATGCTGGCCGGTACCGGCGCGGTGCTGCATCCGGCGTTGGGGTGCAACCGCCCGCCTGTGACGTTCACGTCCGCGAAGCCCTCACCGGTGCTGTTCGTGTGCACCGGTAACAGTGCCCGCTCCGTGATCGCGGAAGCTCTGCTCCGGCAGCGCACCGGCGGGACCGTCGACACGACCAGCGCAGGCACCCGCCCGAAACGGGACATGCACCCGAACACGGTGCGGGTGCTGCGGGAAGAGTTCGGGATCGACATCACCGGCCGGCATCCCCGCCACCTCGGCAGTCTTGCCGGCCGCCGCTTCGGCACGGTGATCACCTTGTGCGACAAGGCGCGCGAAGCCTGCCCCGAGTTCGACGACGAC harbors:
- a CDS encoding nitroreductase family deazaflavin-dependent oxidoreductase is translated as MSTSDDWNAQVIAEFRANGGRVGGSFEGAPMMLVHHRGRKSGRETVTPTLYLPDPEDAAIMYVFASKGGAPSHPAWYYNLTTAGRAEVEIGTETLTVTVEEITGAERDRIYAEQARRYPGFAEYEEKTRGVRTIPVLALHRS
- a CDS encoding FdhF/YdeP family oxidoreductase is translated as MLNRDRQADYDEGDLEVGDRKKAAAGVTGVAVAMKRSLEQMGLVRSAETLLELNQAEGFDCPSCAWPDPDPGHRKIAEFCENGAKAVAEEGTTRRADPGFFARYSIAELAEHSELWLGKQGRITHPMVKRPGATHYTPIGWDEAFTLIGEQLKSLDGPDQATFYTSGRASNEAAFVYQLFARAFGTNNLPDCSNMCHESTSIALQESIGIGKASVMLDDVHNAELIILQGQNPGTNHPRMLTALEEAKQNGAKILTINPLREAGLVNFRNPQTPRGLLGRGTDLSDLHLSIKVDGDLALLQAFGSLLVEWDALDHDFVQNHTQGFDEWVEHIRNIDWDEVVAATGLSRQQITEAAQMLRRSKATVFCWAMGITQHRNAVATIKEICNLAFAQGNIGKRGAGLMPVRGHSNVQGDRTMGIWERAPQSFLDAIEKEFGFDPPRENGYDTVDSIRAMRDGKVRFFLGLGGNFVQAAPDTAVTAEAMAGIDMTVHISTKPNRSHLVCGTTALILPTLGRTDRDVQASGPQFVSVEDTTCAVHASRGPLKPPSEHVRSEVAIITGIAEATLGDRYGLDWKAMRDDYANIRSRISRVVPGCEGYEVNVRRPGGFILPHPPRDTRTFQTDSGLAEFAVSPVEVVQVPPGHLLLQTIRSHDQFNTTIYGLSDRYRGIEGGRRVVFMHRDDIATLGFDNGDFVDLFTLWDGDERERCATRFRIVEYDLPRGSAAAYYPETNPLVPLDSTALKSNCPTYKSVVISLAPAGSRDDECPDVLGTAPVGSDWSHKTSPEPKHLS
- a CDS encoding TspO/MBR family protein, which gives rise to MRLSTVLATAAATTTTALVGSIASQDTNSRWYRKLRKPGFQPPAAAFPIVWTALYADIAVTSAVAIDEYTDADDYAGRRNYIAALATNLVLNASWSWVFFKWHRLMPATVVAALLAASTADLTRRTAEANPAAGAALAPYSAWTAFATLLTGRIAQLNR
- a CDS encoding MBL fold metallo-hydrolase, producing the protein MSGLQQVGDGVWAFVRTPGGWGEANTGLVVSPGSASLVVDTAWDVAWARRIAEVQAPLVADAPITDAVNTHNDGDHWWGNDTLPSETRIITSTAALDAMREDLPPRALTVLAGTGSLIRWMPGPIGATGAYMARVRGDARFPRRTPRMPDTTFATALTLEIGGRVVELEQLGPCHTAGDLVARVPDAGVVFTGDLLFIGSTPILWHGPLDNWLSALDRLLGWDAAAYVPGHGPTCGATEIRALREYWLWLRDAARDHHRAGLGPLETARKLARTKDFDAWRHWKSPERIASSLSTLFDQWNGNPPAPPTVRRRAAAFAAAETLLREGVFDAS
- a CDS encoding FMN-binding glutamate synthase family protein, with amino-acid sequence MGWSKTLGIPAAAAAAVGAYDLVQKRHSLLRNFPILGHGRYLLESLGPELRQYITTNNDEERPFNRDQRRWIYASSKNVTNTFGFGSDNDIEYTDGYTIIKHRTFSDLPPSSAPHGGEKVSIPSAKVLGAARGRARAFRPESFVNISAMSFGSLSGAAVEALNRGARAAGCLQNTGEGGLTKYHRNGGELIFQIGTGYFGCRDEDGNFDLARLKRVVESAPVRALEIKLSQGAKPGLGGLLPAAKVTPEIAEVRGIPIGKDCVSPSRHTEFHDIDGLLDWVEMLAAETGLPVGVKSAVGDTTFWDELTRQMSETDRGVDFVTIDGGEGGTGAAPLVFADAVSLPFRSGFARVYATFAEAGLTDDVTFIGAGKLGLPDNAVVAMALGCDMVNVAREPMFSIGCIQAQKCHTDRCPTGVATQNRWLTRGLDVPSKADRVADYIEALRRDVFKIAQATGVAHPGLITVDDIEIADGNRHAITLRELYGYRDGWGLPSQADGEEITRLMTVEAVTTPGGTEASTSTS
- a CDS encoding DUF475 domain-containing protein; its protein translation is MVLRIFGASFAVTVVSLVVAFLYGGPEALFLCVILGILEVSLSFDNAVINATVLRRMSEFWQKIFLTIGILIAVFGMRLIFPLAIVWVASGLGPIEALNLALNPPADGAAYFPDGSPSYETLITDAHPQIAAFGGMFLLMLFLHFILEDRDIKWLEWLERPLAKAGKLEQLEVVIATVLLLITATVIAPDDKVSTVMIAGALGMITYIAVNGLGEMFHIPEEGEESSGGPSGLAKATGKAGFFLFLYLEVLDASFSFDGVIGAFAITSDPIIIALGLGFIGAMFVRSITIFLVRKGTLSDYVYLEHGAHWAIGALALILLYSIGTHVPEVITGLVGVALIGAAFASSIYRNRKIAAREGADAVKTSIP
- a CDS encoding TerD family protein — its product is MAIDYNKKPEQNAGGINLSKINLTKESPTVSLSKAGSGQGVTRVNLNWSRGEQKKGFLAKLTGASGGVDLDLGCLFELADGSKGVIQALGNSFGALNTPPYIHLDGDDRTGSSTGGENMSVNLERPELFKRVLIFAMIYEGAPNWAAVDGVVTLTPPSGPQIEVRLDSPNNGARICAIAMLQSDGQGITVERLVQYIDGSQSDLDRAFGWGMQWQAGRK
- a CDS encoding TerD family protein, with product MGVSLTKGGNVSLTKEAPNLTAVSVGLGWDVRSTTGTDFDLDASAIATGADKKVVSDQHFIFFNNLKSPDGAIEHAGDNRTGEGEGDDEVINVDLAATPANIESIFFPVSIYDADSRSQSFGQVRNAYIRVVDRANGNELARYDLSEDASTETAMVFGELYRNGAEWKFRAIGQGYASGLAGIARDYGVNV